One Oncorhynchus keta strain PuntledgeMale-10-30-2019 chromosome 22, Oket_V2, whole genome shotgun sequence DNA window includes the following coding sequences:
- the pdp2 gene encoding pyruvate dehydrogenase [acetyl-transferring]-phosphatase 2, mitochondrial: MSSHVCGRILLRAASSTPSPLSPQWPSLTQRACLSSWGCSVSGARCRSGATMRFLSTRQDLDFQLSRVQISSILRANEQAVSIPEFDGRGLSAVRKFESNQLAANTPNEDRRSAATCLQTKGTLFGVFDGHGGWACAQAVSERLLYYVAVAMMSQRGLEELEHCMEQSRPVPPILQWYKNHGDYNYRESASLYVEHLRVFWQELLDSEEHGDGMSPSDALYYAFKRLDTDISLEAQVPHSSDLIRSTAIQVAFAGSTACVAHVGTEGIHVANAGDCRAVLGVQEEDGSWSALPLSQDHNAQNEAELERLRAQHPPSERDTVITDNRLLGILMPLRSFGDVRFKWSLELQQSVLESLESGIELDFLNLYQYTPPNYLSPPYLDVAPQLTYHSLRPQDRFLILGSDGLWDEMSSEEAVRLVGEHLSGIHLQAPVSPTERQLNLGQMQELLWKRRALAMPTLDPNAATHLIRHALGTGQYGELCQEKLASMLALPEDLARMYRDDITATVVYLNSDLVRQHR; this comes from the exons ATGTCTAGCCATGTGTGTGGCCGCATCCTTCTGCGAGCTGCAAGCAGCacccccagccccctctctccaCAG tGGCCCAGTCTGACCCAGCgagcctgcctgtcttcctgggGCTGCTCTGTGTCTGGTGCTAGGTGTAGGTCTGGGGCCACCATGCGCTTCCTCTCCACCCGTCAGGACCTGGACTTTCAGCTGAGCCGTGTCCAGATCAGCAGCATCCTGCGAGCCAACGAGCAG GCAGTGAGCATCCCTGAGTTTGATGGCCGGGGTCTCAGTGCTGTGAGGAAGTTTGAAAGCAACCAGCTGGCAGCTAACACCCCCAACGAGGACCGCCGCAGCGCAGCCACCTGCCTACAA ACTAAGGGCACGCTGTTCGGGGTATTTGATGGTCATGGTGGCTGGGCGTGTGCCCAGGCGGTCAGTGAGCGTCTGCTGTACTATGTGGCGGTGGCCATGATGTCCCAGAGAGGACTTGAGGAGCTGGAACACTGCATGGAGCAGAGCAGGCCTGTCCCTCCCATCCTACAGTGGTACAAAAACCACGGAGACTACAACTACAGAGAGTCAGCCTCGCTCTACGTAGAACACCTCCGGGTCTTCTGGCAGGAGCTTCTGGACAGCGAGGAGCACGGCGACGGAATGAG tccgtCTGATGCTCTGTATTATGCCTTTAAGCGTCTGGACACAGACATCTCTCTGGAGGCCCAGGTCCCACACTCTAGCGACCTGATAAGGAGTACTGCCATACAG GTGGCGTTTGCTGGCTCCACAGCCTGTGTTGCCCACGTGGGCACTGAGGGGATCCATGTGGCGAATGCAG GTGACTGCCGTGCAGTGCTGGGGGTGCAGGAGGAGGACGGGTCGTGGAGCGCCTTACCCCTGTCCCAGGACCACAACGCACAAAACGAGGCTGAGCTGGAGAGGCTCCGAGCCCAGCACCCCCCCTCGGAGAGGGACACTGTGATCACTGACAACAGGCTGCTGGGG ATCCTGATGCCTCTGCGTTCGTTTGGAGACGTAAGGTTCAAGTGGAGCCTTGAGCTGCAGCAGAGTGTTCTCGAAAGCCTGGAGTCTGGAATAGAACTGGACTTCCTTAACCTCTACCAGTACACGCCGCCCAACTACTTGAGCCCGCCCTACCTGGACGTGGCGCCGCAGCTGACCTATCACAGCCTCCGACCGCAGGACCGCTTCCTGATCCTGGGCTCTGACGGGCTGTGGGACGAGATGAGCTCTGAGGAGGCGGTTCGGCTGGTGGGCGAACACCTGAGTGGGATTCATCTACAG GCTCCAGTCTCCCCCACTGAGAGACAGTTGAACCTGGGCCAGATGCAAGAGCTGCTGTGGAAACGCCGTGCCCTTGCCATGCCCACCCTGGACCCCAATGCTGCCACACACCTCATCAGACATGCCCTGGGCACCGGGCAGTATGGAGAGCTCTGCCAGGAGAAACTGGCATCTATGTTGGCTCTGCCTGAGGACCTAGCACGCATGTACAGAGATGATATCACAGCTACTGTGGTTTATCTGAACTCTGATCTGGTCAGACAACACAGGTAA
- the LOC127910613 gene encoding uncharacterized protein LOC127910613 — protein MVSAMVFSFSLCGLPNKHQDLQQPKLSSNINMMPSNCSRCARLTARIAVLQAQLQTQSLGKGNFSVGKDETASVPPVSTDSSINPLAQSPQPDNFLTVSGRKCCRNAQPVSLIQQTETFNRFSPLSSGSESETESSLVSTPPVTRSETPKLPTISSDKLKTLVIGDSITRSIRLKANHPAIIHCLPGGRATDVKANLKMVLAKAKTGECREYRDIVIHVGTNDVRMKQSEITKRNIASACISARKMCRHRVIVSGPLPVRGSDELYSRVSQLNRWLKTVFCPSQKIEFVDNWPSFWDSPTNRTKPDLLRSDGLHPSWRGALILSANIDRALTPLAPQ, from the exons ATGGTTTCAGCCATGGTATTCTCATTTTCCTTATGTGGTTTACCTAACAAGCATCAG gacctccaacagccgaagctaagtagtaacattaacatgatgccttctaattgcagccgctgtgctcgccttacggcgaggatagctgtactgcaagcccagcttcagacgcaatcgttaggcaagggtaatttcagtgtaggaaaggatgaaacagcgtctgtgccaccagtaagtacagatagtagtataaatcccctggcacagtccccgcagccggacaactttctcacggtttctggaaggaaatgctgtaggaacgctcaaccggtgtcgctcattcagcagacagaaactttcaaccggttttccccattaagcagcgggtcggagtcagagaccgagtcttctctggtctctactcctcccgttacaaggtctgagacgccgaagcttcccaccattagctctgacaaattgaaaactctagtcattggcgactccattacccgcagtattagacttaaagcgaatcatccagcgatcatacactgtttaccagggggcagggctaccgacgttaaggctaatctgaagatggtgctggctaaagctaaaactggcgagtgtagagagtatagagatattgttatccacgtcggcaccaacgatgttaggatgaaacagtcagagatcaccaagcgcaacatagcttctgcgtgcatatcagctagaaagatgtgtcggcatcgagtaattgtctctggccccctcccagttagggggagtgatgagctctacagcagagtctcacaactcaatcgctggttgaaaactgttttctgcccctcccaaaagatagaatttgtagataattggccctctttctgggactcacccacaaacaggaccaagcctgacctgctgaggagtgacggactccatcctagctggaggggtgctctcatcttatctgccaacatagacagggctctaactcctctagctccacaatga
- the terb1 gene encoding telomere repeats-binding bouquet formation protein 1 isoform X1: protein MEKDVSSVSKHNATKTDLSLLLECLKYQMRCPDSQKQALLTIYSICQQREENVNFFREIGGVVFVYNLSKSSAHAEVRETSLFILGTLAEANVYCKQALCRRELFSDLTDGLMQQDSPLTQRRVAVYLISVLVANNRSGQIFAQTSGCLDILLDLFRTSFPLSGKATVKPANITQLFQLWTSVSSALCGCVNNPQNEESQRICVSAFPLVKSWLQQLSHPQAEMVQPICSFIAMTVANNHCAQETFYRVGGLGTLTQTLIHFASDASHSPLACKLSVIMTKTVSACITDNPVLVSGLAGYGLVPPLISLLSSPILDPQGRLIIILTLGHCTEASAEHQSQLLQCGGLSLIITLLTESTSEELRKAATFILQTCKQATVSLCGAVQGVSLGQTGELEPPVDMERYWRSARDMLHRINQLERQQAQGDEEDTPNPPDQQNPAGLGRKELLSPIPLPPTPHHISLPYEERRGGGGGGDKRCEESWRGVEWRGQQRRYGRGGEKGEERAMDGERETPVLPVLAKVGRDGERVKRDQREENQPTNRGHDLTRVRRLVFQASEEPQKHSRREREKRTCTHSLTHQERESDRAAYRNTPAEQERRTTLHTLGNTQREKKRDSGSAAMRNTYPLYTKTLAEKGKTTQTENCRDEHPGRRLQTVSAAGHAGLGTAGVAGQPSGGEDERCSVCLGTGTLVTSSSRPLEGHSQTHTHSQVFKCPAPGKSGLGRQKKRLDNEDVLSVCSELLDSEIRKIMETPATTYKPTYRCSGCGLRFSEVTSRSFPVLQRSCPHSCDLHMVLQQATHSYTKCLREICRRRDAHTTKQREGGMQSVSDNCRDASLTPIHKGTLLKSFSTHRGQYRNDHNHVSLTPLKKRSPYGDITLTPVRRGGLMRSVSSVTSRGQERGDVSLTPLKKARPSEDRRTDHGEDGAIDDQQETLFMGKPSLTREKRKFSRDEERYLCRGLVYPGTPSCGPIPSSRGAPM from the exons ATGGAAAAGGATGTTTCCAGCGTAAGCAAACATAATG CCACGAAGACAGATCTGAGTTTGTTGCTGGAGTGTCTGAAGTACCAGATGAGATGTCCTGATTCACAGAAACAAGCGCTTCTTACCATCTATTCTATCTGTCAACAGAGAG aggAGAATGTGAACTTCTTCAGAGAGATTGGAGGGGTGGTGTTTGTGTACAACCTCTCCAAATCGAGTGCTCACGCAGAGGTCAGGGAGACCTCTCTCTTCATACTGGGAACGCTGGCAGAGgccaatg tgtactgtaagcAGGCCTTGTGTAGGAGGGAGCTGTTCAGTGATCTGACAGATGGTCTGATGCAGCAGGACAGCCCACTGACCCAGAGGAGAGTAGCTGTCTACCTGATCTCTGTCCTTGTCGCCAACAACA GGTCTGGACAGATTTTCGCTCAGACCTCTGGCTGTCTGGACATCCTGCTAGACTTGTTCAG GACTAGTTTCCCTCTCTCTGGCAAGGCCACAGTGAAACCTGCGAACATCACTCAGCTGTTCCAACTCTGGACCTCTGTGTCCAGTGCTCTCTGTGGCTGTGTCAACAACCCCCAGAATG AGGAGAGCCAGCGTATCTGTGTGTCAGCCTTCCCCCTGGTCAAGTCCTGGCTGCAGCAGCTCTCTCACCCCCAGGCAGAGATGGTTCAGCCCATCTGCTCCTTCATAGCCATGACGGTCGCCAACAACC attGTGCTCAGGAGACTTTTTACAGAGTTGGCGGGCTCGGAACTCTGACCCAAACTCTGATTCACTTTGCCTCTGATGCCTCCCACAGCCCATTGGCCTGTAAGCTGTCTGTCATCATGACCAAAACTGTGTCAGCCTGCATCACTGACAACC CTGTGTTGGTGTCAGGTCTGGCAGGTTATGGTTTGgttccccctctcatctccctgcTGTCCAGCCCCATCCTGGATCCCCAAGGCAGGCTAATTATCATACTCACCCTGGGACACTGTACTGAGGCCTCTG CGGAGCACCAGTCTCAGTTGTTACAGTGTGGAGGTCTGTCCCTCATCATCACTCTACTGACTGAGTCTACCAGCGAAGAGCTCAGGAAGGCTGCTACGTTCATACTGCAGACCTGCAAACAGGCTA ctgtgtctctgtgtggtgcAGTCCAGGGGGTGTCCCTGGGTCAGACTGGGGAGCTGGAGCCCCCTGTGGACATGGAGAGGTACTGGAGGTCAGCACGAGACATGCTGCACAGGATCAACCAGCTGGAGAGACAACAGGCTCAG ggagatgaggaggacacACCGAACCCCCCAGACCAACAGAACCCTGCAGGATTGGGGAGGAAGGAGCTACTCTCACCCATACCCCTCCCCCCAACCCCCCACCACATCTCCCTACcatacgaggagaggagaggaggaggaggaggaggagataagaGGTGTGAGGAGAGTTGGAGAGGAGTAGAGTGGAGGGGCCAACAGAGAAGAtatggaaggggaggagagaaaggagaggagagggcaatggatggtgagagagagacccCTGTCCTGCCTGTCTTAGCGAAGgtgggtagagatggagagagagtgaagcgagaccagagagaggagaatcAACCCACAAACAGAGGGCATGACCTAACG CGTGTAAGGAGACTGGTATTCCAAGCCAGTGAGGAGCCACAGAAACACAGccgcagagagcgagagaagaggacctgcacacactctctcacacatcaagagagggagagcgacagGGCAGCATACAGAAACACACCGGCAGAACAGGAAAGACGCACCACGCTGCACACACTTGGAAACACACAAAGAGAGAAGAAAAGGGACAGCGGCTCGGCAGCTATGAGAAACACTTATCCTCTCTACACGAAAACACTGGCAGAGAAAGGCAAAACCACACAGACCGAGAACTGCCGAGACGAGCACCCTGGGAGGAGACTGCAGACTGTGTCAGCCGCGGGCCATGCTGGACTTGGTACAGCTGGTGTCGCGGGGCAGCCCAGtggtggagaggatgagaggtgtTCTGTATGTCTGGGGACGGGAACACTGGTCACCTCTTCCTCCAGGCCACTAGAGGGACactcccagacacacacacacag CCAAGTGTTCAAGTGCCCAGCTCCAGGCAAGTCAGGTTTGGGCAGGCAGAAGAAACGGTTGGACAATGAAG atgtcctctctgtgtgttctgagcTTCTGGACAGTGAGATCCGTAAAATAATGGAGACTCCAGCCACCACATATAAACCCACCTATAGGtgctcag GCTGTGGGTTGCGGTTCAGTGAGGTGACCAGCCGGTCATTCCCTGTCCTCCAGAGGTCCTGTCCTCACAGCTGTGACCTGCACATGGTGCTGCAGCAGGccacacacagctacacaaaGTGCCTCCGAGAAATATGCAGGAGGAGAGACGCACACACGAccaagcagagagagggagggatgcagAGCGTCTCGGATAACTGCAGAG ATGCCAGTCTAACTCCTATCCATAAAGGAACCCTGCTGAAGAGCTTCTCAACGCACAGAGGACAATACAGAAATGACCACAACC ATGTGAGTCTCACCCCTCTAAAGAAGCGTAGTCCATATGGAGATATCACCCTGACTCCTGTGCGTAGAGGTGGTCTGATGAGGAGCGTCTCCTCTGTGACCAGCagggggcaggagagaggag atgttAGTCTCACTCCCTTGAAGAAGGCTCGGCCCTCTGAAG
- the terb1 gene encoding telomere repeats-binding bouquet formation protein 1 isoform X3 has protein sequence MEKDVSSVSKHNATKTDLSLLLECLKYQMRCPDSQKQALLTIYSICQQREENVNFFREIGGVVFVYNLSKSSAHAEVRETSLFILGTLAEANVYCKQALCRRELFSDLTDGLMQQDSPLTQRRVAVYLISVLVANNRSGQIFAQTSGCLDILLDLFRTSFPLSGKATVKPANITQLFQLWTSVSSALCGCVNNPQNEESQRICVSAFPLVKSWLQQLSHPQAEMVQPICSFIAMTVANNHCAQETFYRVGGLGTLTQTLIHFASDASHSPLACKLSVIMTKTVSACITDNPVLVSGLAGYGLVPPLISLLSSPILDPQGRLIIILTLGHCTEASAEHQSQLLQCGGLSLIITLLTESTSEELRKAATFILQTCKQATVSLCGAVQGVSLGQTGELEPPVDMERYWRSARDMLHRINQLERQQAQGDEEDTPNPPDQQNPAGLGRKELLSPIPLPPTPHHISLPYEERRGGGGGGDKRCEESWRGVEWRGQQRRYGRGGEKGEERAMDGERETPVLPVLAKVGRDGERVKRDQREENQPTNRGHDLTRVRRLVFQASEEPQKHSRREREKRTCTHSLTHQERESDRAAYRNTPAEQERRTTLHTLGNTQREKKRDSGSAAMRNTYPLYTKTLAEKGKTTQTENCRDEHPGRRLQTVSAAGHAGLGTAGVAGQPSGGEDERCSVCLGTGTLVTSSSRPLEGHSQTHTHSQVFKCPAPGKSGLGRQKKRLDNEDVLSVCSELLDSEIRKIMETPATTYKPTYRCSGCGLRFSEVTSRSFPVLQRSCPHSCDLHMVLQQATHSYTKCLREICRRRDAHTTKQREGGMQSVSDNCRGTLLKSFSTHRGQYRNDHNHVSLTPLKKRSPYGDITLTPVRRGGLMRSVSSVTSRGQERGDVSLTPLKKARPSEDRRTDHGEDGAIDDQQETLFMGKPSLTREKRKFSRDEERYLCRGLVYPGTPSCGPIPSSRGAPM, from the exons ATGGAAAAGGATGTTTCCAGCGTAAGCAAACATAATG CCACGAAGACAGATCTGAGTTTGTTGCTGGAGTGTCTGAAGTACCAGATGAGATGTCCTGATTCACAGAAACAAGCGCTTCTTACCATCTATTCTATCTGTCAACAGAGAG aggAGAATGTGAACTTCTTCAGAGAGATTGGAGGGGTGGTGTTTGTGTACAACCTCTCCAAATCGAGTGCTCACGCAGAGGTCAGGGAGACCTCTCTCTTCATACTGGGAACGCTGGCAGAGgccaatg tgtactgtaagcAGGCCTTGTGTAGGAGGGAGCTGTTCAGTGATCTGACAGATGGTCTGATGCAGCAGGACAGCCCACTGACCCAGAGGAGAGTAGCTGTCTACCTGATCTCTGTCCTTGTCGCCAACAACA GGTCTGGACAGATTTTCGCTCAGACCTCTGGCTGTCTGGACATCCTGCTAGACTTGTTCAG GACTAGTTTCCCTCTCTCTGGCAAGGCCACAGTGAAACCTGCGAACATCACTCAGCTGTTCCAACTCTGGACCTCTGTGTCCAGTGCTCTCTGTGGCTGTGTCAACAACCCCCAGAATG AGGAGAGCCAGCGTATCTGTGTGTCAGCCTTCCCCCTGGTCAAGTCCTGGCTGCAGCAGCTCTCTCACCCCCAGGCAGAGATGGTTCAGCCCATCTGCTCCTTCATAGCCATGACGGTCGCCAACAACC attGTGCTCAGGAGACTTTTTACAGAGTTGGCGGGCTCGGAACTCTGACCCAAACTCTGATTCACTTTGCCTCTGATGCCTCCCACAGCCCATTGGCCTGTAAGCTGTCTGTCATCATGACCAAAACTGTGTCAGCCTGCATCACTGACAACC CTGTGTTGGTGTCAGGTCTGGCAGGTTATGGTTTGgttccccctctcatctccctgcTGTCCAGCCCCATCCTGGATCCCCAAGGCAGGCTAATTATCATACTCACCCTGGGACACTGTACTGAGGCCTCTG CGGAGCACCAGTCTCAGTTGTTACAGTGTGGAGGTCTGTCCCTCATCATCACTCTACTGACTGAGTCTACCAGCGAAGAGCTCAGGAAGGCTGCTACGTTCATACTGCAGACCTGCAAACAGGCTA ctgtgtctctgtgtggtgcAGTCCAGGGGGTGTCCCTGGGTCAGACTGGGGAGCTGGAGCCCCCTGTGGACATGGAGAGGTACTGGAGGTCAGCACGAGACATGCTGCACAGGATCAACCAGCTGGAGAGACAACAGGCTCAG ggagatgaggaggacacACCGAACCCCCCAGACCAACAGAACCCTGCAGGATTGGGGAGGAAGGAGCTACTCTCACCCATACCCCTCCCCCCAACCCCCCACCACATCTCCCTACcatacgaggagaggagaggaggaggaggaggaggagataagaGGTGTGAGGAGAGTTGGAGAGGAGTAGAGTGGAGGGGCCAACAGAGAAGAtatggaaggggaggagagaaaggagaggagagggcaatggatggtgagagagagacccCTGTCCTGCCTGTCTTAGCGAAGgtgggtagagatggagagagagtgaagcgagaccagagagaggagaatcAACCCACAAACAGAGGGCATGACCTAACG CGTGTAAGGAGACTGGTATTCCAAGCCAGTGAGGAGCCACAGAAACACAGccgcagagagcgagagaagaggacctgcacacactctctcacacatcaagagagggagagcgacagGGCAGCATACAGAAACACACCGGCAGAACAGGAAAGACGCACCACGCTGCACACACTTGGAAACACACAAAGAGAGAAGAAAAGGGACAGCGGCTCGGCAGCTATGAGAAACACTTATCCTCTCTACACGAAAACACTGGCAGAGAAAGGCAAAACCACACAGACCGAGAACTGCCGAGACGAGCACCCTGGGAGGAGACTGCAGACTGTGTCAGCCGCGGGCCATGCTGGACTTGGTACAGCTGGTGTCGCGGGGCAGCCCAGtggtggagaggatgagaggtgtTCTGTATGTCTGGGGACGGGAACACTGGTCACCTCTTCCTCCAGGCCACTAGAGGGACactcccagacacacacacacag CCAAGTGTTCAAGTGCCCAGCTCCAGGCAAGTCAGGTTTGGGCAGGCAGAAGAAACGGTTGGACAATGAAG atgtcctctctgtgtgttctgagcTTCTGGACAGTGAGATCCGTAAAATAATGGAGACTCCAGCCACCACATATAAACCCACCTATAGGtgctcag GCTGTGGGTTGCGGTTCAGTGAGGTGACCAGCCGGTCATTCCCTGTCCTCCAGAGGTCCTGTCCTCACAGCTGTGACCTGCACATGGTGCTGCAGCAGGccacacacagctacacaaaGTGCCTCCGAGAAATATGCAGGAGGAGAGACGCACACACGAccaagcagagagagggagggatgcagAGCGTCTCGGATAACTGCAGAG GAACCCTGCTGAAGAGCTTCTCAACGCACAGAGGACAATACAGAAATGACCACAACC ATGTGAGTCTCACCCCTCTAAAGAAGCGTAGTCCATATGGAGATATCACCCTGACTCCTGTGCGTAGAGGTGGTCTGATGAGGAGCGTCTCCTCTGTGACCAGCagggggcaggagagaggag atgttAGTCTCACTCCCTTGAAGAAGGCTCGGCCCTCTGAAG
- the terb1 gene encoding telomere repeats-binding bouquet formation protein 1 isoform X2, with protein sequence MEKDVSSVSKHNATKTDLSLLLECLKYQMRCPDSQKQALLTIYSICQQREENVNFFREIGGVVFVYNLSKSSAHAEVRETSLFILGTLAEANVYCKQALCRRELFSDLTDGLMQQDSPLTQRRVAVYLISVLVANNRSGQIFAQTSGCLDILLDLFRTSFPLSGKATVKPANITQLFQLWTSVSSALCGCVNNPQNEESQRICVSAFPLVKSWLQQLSHPQAEMVQPICSFIAMTVANNHCAQETFYRVGGLGTLTQTLIHFASDASHSPLACKLSVIMTKTVSACITDNPVLVSGLAGYGLVPPLISLLSSPILDPQGRLIIILTLGHCTEASAEHQSQLLQCGGLSLIITLLTESTSEELRKAATFILQTCKQAIQGVSLGQTGELEPPVDMERYWRSARDMLHRINQLERQQAQGDEEDTPNPPDQQNPAGLGRKELLSPIPLPPTPHHISLPYEERRGGGGGGDKRCEESWRGVEWRGQQRRYGRGGEKGEERAMDGERETPVLPVLAKVGRDGERVKRDQREENQPTNRGHDLTRVRRLVFQASEEPQKHSRREREKRTCTHSLTHQERESDRAAYRNTPAEQERRTTLHTLGNTQREKKRDSGSAAMRNTYPLYTKTLAEKGKTTQTENCRDEHPGRRLQTVSAAGHAGLGTAGVAGQPSGGEDERCSVCLGTGTLVTSSSRPLEGHSQTHTHSQVFKCPAPGKSGLGRQKKRLDNEDVLSVCSELLDSEIRKIMETPATTYKPTYRCSGCGLRFSEVTSRSFPVLQRSCPHSCDLHMVLQQATHSYTKCLREICRRRDAHTTKQREGGMQSVSDNCRDASLTPIHKGTLLKSFSTHRGQYRNDHNHVSLTPLKKRSPYGDITLTPVRRGGLMRSVSSVTSRGQERGDVSLTPLKKARPSEDRRTDHGEDGAIDDQQETLFMGKPSLTREKRKFSRDEERYLCRGLVYPGTPSCGPIPSSRGAPM encoded by the exons ATGGAAAAGGATGTTTCCAGCGTAAGCAAACATAATG CCACGAAGACAGATCTGAGTTTGTTGCTGGAGTGTCTGAAGTACCAGATGAGATGTCCTGATTCACAGAAACAAGCGCTTCTTACCATCTATTCTATCTGTCAACAGAGAG aggAGAATGTGAACTTCTTCAGAGAGATTGGAGGGGTGGTGTTTGTGTACAACCTCTCCAAATCGAGTGCTCACGCAGAGGTCAGGGAGACCTCTCTCTTCATACTGGGAACGCTGGCAGAGgccaatg tgtactgtaagcAGGCCTTGTGTAGGAGGGAGCTGTTCAGTGATCTGACAGATGGTCTGATGCAGCAGGACAGCCCACTGACCCAGAGGAGAGTAGCTGTCTACCTGATCTCTGTCCTTGTCGCCAACAACA GGTCTGGACAGATTTTCGCTCAGACCTCTGGCTGTCTGGACATCCTGCTAGACTTGTTCAG GACTAGTTTCCCTCTCTCTGGCAAGGCCACAGTGAAACCTGCGAACATCACTCAGCTGTTCCAACTCTGGACCTCTGTGTCCAGTGCTCTCTGTGGCTGTGTCAACAACCCCCAGAATG AGGAGAGCCAGCGTATCTGTGTGTCAGCCTTCCCCCTGGTCAAGTCCTGGCTGCAGCAGCTCTCTCACCCCCAGGCAGAGATGGTTCAGCCCATCTGCTCCTTCATAGCCATGACGGTCGCCAACAACC attGTGCTCAGGAGACTTTTTACAGAGTTGGCGGGCTCGGAACTCTGACCCAAACTCTGATTCACTTTGCCTCTGATGCCTCCCACAGCCCATTGGCCTGTAAGCTGTCTGTCATCATGACCAAAACTGTGTCAGCCTGCATCACTGACAACC CTGTGTTGGTGTCAGGTCTGGCAGGTTATGGTTTGgttccccctctcatctccctgcTGTCCAGCCCCATCCTGGATCCCCAAGGCAGGCTAATTATCATACTCACCCTGGGACACTGTACTGAGGCCTCTG CGGAGCACCAGTCTCAGTTGTTACAGTGTGGAGGTCTGTCCCTCATCATCACTCTACTGACTGAGTCTACCAGCGAAGAGCTCAGGAAGGCTGCTACGTTCATACTGCAGACCTGCAAACAGGCTA TCCAGGGGGTGTCCCTGGGTCAGACTGGGGAGCTGGAGCCCCCTGTGGACATGGAGAGGTACTGGAGGTCAGCACGAGACATGCTGCACAGGATCAACCAGCTGGAGAGACAACAGGCTCAG ggagatgaggaggacacACCGAACCCCCCAGACCAACAGAACCCTGCAGGATTGGGGAGGAAGGAGCTACTCTCACCCATACCCCTCCCCCCAACCCCCCACCACATCTCCCTACcatacgaggagaggagaggaggaggaggaggaggagataagaGGTGTGAGGAGAGTTGGAGAGGAGTAGAGTGGAGGGGCCAACAGAGAAGAtatggaaggggaggagagaaaggagaggagagggcaatggatggtgagagagagacccCTGTCCTGCCTGTCTTAGCGAAGgtgggtagagatggagagagagtgaagcgagaccagagagaggagaatcAACCCACAAACAGAGGGCATGACCTAACG CGTGTAAGGAGACTGGTATTCCAAGCCAGTGAGGAGCCACAGAAACACAGccgcagagagcgagagaagaggacctgcacacactctctcacacatcaagagagggagagcgacagGGCAGCATACAGAAACACACCGGCAGAACAGGAAAGACGCACCACGCTGCACACACTTGGAAACACACAAAGAGAGAAGAAAAGGGACAGCGGCTCGGCAGCTATGAGAAACACTTATCCTCTCTACACGAAAACACTGGCAGAGAAAGGCAAAACCACACAGACCGAGAACTGCCGAGACGAGCACCCTGGGAGGAGACTGCAGACTGTGTCAGCCGCGGGCCATGCTGGACTTGGTACAGCTGGTGTCGCGGGGCAGCCCAGtggtggagaggatgagaggtgtTCTGTATGTCTGGGGACGGGAACACTGGTCACCTCTTCCTCCAGGCCACTAGAGGGACactcccagacacacacacacag CCAAGTGTTCAAGTGCCCAGCTCCAGGCAAGTCAGGTTTGGGCAGGCAGAAGAAACGGTTGGACAATGAAG atgtcctctctgtgtgttctgagcTTCTGGACAGTGAGATCCGTAAAATAATGGAGACTCCAGCCACCACATATAAACCCACCTATAGGtgctcag GCTGTGGGTTGCGGTTCAGTGAGGTGACCAGCCGGTCATTCCCTGTCCTCCAGAGGTCCTGTCCTCACAGCTGTGACCTGCACATGGTGCTGCAGCAGGccacacacagctacacaaaGTGCCTCCGAGAAATATGCAGGAGGAGAGACGCACACACGAccaagcagagagagggagggatgcagAGCGTCTCGGATAACTGCAGAG ATGCCAGTCTAACTCCTATCCATAAAGGAACCCTGCTGAAGAGCTTCTCAACGCACAGAGGACAATACAGAAATGACCACAACC ATGTGAGTCTCACCCCTCTAAAGAAGCGTAGTCCATATGGAGATATCACCCTGACTCCTGTGCGTAGAGGTGGTCTGATGAGGAGCGTCTCCTCTGTGACCAGCagggggcaggagagaggag atgttAGTCTCACTCCCTTGAAGAAGGCTCGGCCCTCTGAAG